Proteins found in one Sphingomonas sp. SORGH_AS_0879 genomic segment:
- a CDS encoding toxic anion resistance protein, producing MATTADTVTQEKGLTLTPPDPVPMVAPSQAAGLVPVDDKTRTQLEQKVDGFVAELIAQDVNSPEFGRRVDAITAMGQKEIREAAGQSNRFLDRPVKAMDGETGVGKDLTELRRVVESLDPGKQGNLSAPRKLLGIIPFGNRMRDYFDGYRSSQSHIAAILKSLASGRDELLMDNAAIDTERANLWSAMGRLEQMIHLSKTMDAKLEDTANELDHTDPAKAKAIRETALFYTRQRTQDLLTQMAVTVQGYLALDLVKKNNVELVKGVDRASTTTVSALRTAVTVAQALANQKLVLDQITALNSTTANIIDSTGKLLRSQTAQIHEQAAASTIPLETLQRAFQNIYDTMDAIDSFKLKALDSMKTTVNTLGQEVEKSKGYIARAEGAQNPQLTSGASSFKLEAL from the coding sequence ATGGCCACGACCGCCGATACCGTGACGCAGGAAAAGGGGCTGACGCTGACGCCGCCCGATCCCGTGCCCATGGTCGCGCCCTCCCAGGCCGCCGGGCTGGTGCCCGTGGACGACAAGACCCGGACCCAGTTGGAGCAGAAGGTCGACGGCTTCGTCGCCGAACTGATCGCGCAGGACGTCAACAGCCCCGAATTCGGCCGCCGCGTCGATGCGATCACCGCGATGGGGCAGAAGGAAATCCGCGAGGCGGCGGGCCAGTCCAATCGCTTCCTCGATCGCCCGGTCAAGGCGATGGACGGCGAGACCGGCGTCGGCAAGGACCTGACCGAGTTGCGCCGCGTGGTCGAAAGCCTCGACCCCGGCAAGCAGGGCAATCTGTCCGCGCCGCGCAAGCTGCTGGGCATCATCCCCTTCGGCAACAGGATGCGCGACTATTTCGACGGCTATCGCTCGTCGCAGTCGCATATCGCCGCGATCCTGAAGAGCCTGGCCTCGGGCCGCGACGAATTGCTGATGGACAATGCCGCGATCGATACCGAGCGCGCGAATCTCTGGTCCGCCATGGGGCGGCTGGAGCAGATGATCCATCTGTCCAAGACGATGGACGCCAAGCTGGAGGATACCGCCAACGAACTGGATCACACCGATCCCGCCAAGGCGAAGGCGATCCGCGAGACCGCGCTGTTCTACACCCGCCAGCGGACCCAGGACCTGCTGACCCAGATGGCGGTGACGGTGCAGGGCTATCTGGCGCTCGACCTGGTCAAGAAGAACAATGTCGAACTGGTGAAGGGCGTCGACCGCGCCTCGACCACCACCGTCTCGGCCCTGCGCACCGCCGTCACCGTGGCGCAGGCGCTGGCCAACCAGAAGCTGGTGCTCGACCAGATCACCGCGCTCAACAGCACCACCGCCAACATCATCGACTCGACCGGCAAGCTGCTCCGCAGCCAGACCGCGCAGATCCACGAGCAGGCGGCGGCCTCGACCATTCCGCTGGAGACGCTGCAACGCGCCTTCCAGAACATCTATGACACCATGGACGCGATCGACAGCTTCAAGCTGAAGGCGCTCGATTCGATGAAGACCACGGTCAACACGCTGGGCCAGGAGGTCGAGAAGTCGAAGGGCTATATCGCCCGCGCCGAGGGGGCACAGAATCCGCAACTGACCAGCGGCGCATCGTCGTTCAAGCTGGAGGCGCTGTAA